One Armatimonadota bacterium DNA segment encodes these proteins:
- the rimM gene encoding ribosome maturation factor RimM (Essential for efficient processing of 16S rRNA) codes for MARGPAYVIIGRILRPHGVRGEVRVAPDTDFPERWDTLAEAVVLRGDRATPVRVTAVRRHGDHVLVRLAGVETPEQAAALRGAALAVRREEAMRPPPGAHFVFEVLGLTVVTEAGAVVGTVTGILRTPAHDVYVVTAPDGREYLIPAVGAVVVAVDPPGGRVVVRPLPGLLE; via the coding sequence ATGGCCCGGGGCCCGGCGTATGTGATCATCGGCCGCATTCTCCGCCCGCACGGGGTGCGCGGCGAAGTGCGGGTGGCGCCCGACACCGACTTCCCCGAGCGGTGGGACACCCTGGCGGAGGCGGTGGTCCTGCGGGGCGATCGGGCCACCCCCGTGCGGGTGACGGCGGTGCGGCGTCACGGCGATCACGTCCTGGTACGGTTGGCGGGGGTGGAGACGCCGGAGCAGGCCGCGGCGCTGCGGGGGGCCGCGCTGGCGGTCCGGCGGGAAGAGGCCATGCGCCCGCCGCCCGGCGCGCACTTCGTGTTCGAGGTCCTGGGCCTGACGGTGGTCACCGAGGCGGGCGCGGTGGTGGGAACCGTGACCGGGATCCTGCGCACGCCAGCCCACGACGTCTACGTGGTCACCGCCCCCGACGGCCGCGAGTACCTGATCCCGGCGGTCGGGGCGGTGGTGGTGGCGGTGGACCCCCCCGGCGGGCGCGTGGTGGTCCGCCCCCTGCCGGGGTTGCTGGAGTGA
- the rplS gene encoding 50S ribosomal protein L19, with amino-acid sequence MDTVAVVERPQRKEGLPEFSPGDTVRVHFKVVEGGRERVQVFEGVVIARKGGGLRETFTVRRISHGVGVERTFPLHSPRIERIEVVRKGKVRQAKLYYLRGKVGREARVKESR; translated from the coding sequence ATGGACACGGTGGCTGTCGTGGAACGCCCTCAGCGGAAGGAGGGTCTGCCCGAGTTCTCCCCCGGGGACACGGTGCGGGTTCACTTCAAGGTGGTGGAGGGCGGCCGGGAGCGGGTCCAGGTCTTTGAGGGCGTGGTGATCGCCCGCAAGGGCGGTGGTCTGCGAGAGACGTTCACGGTGCGCCGCATCAGCCACGGGGTCGGGGTGGAGCGCACCTTTCCCCTGCACTCCCCTCGCATCGAGCGCATCGAGGTGGTGCGCAAGGGCAAGGTCCGTCAGGCCAAGCTCTACTACCTGCGGGGGAAAGTGGGGCGCGAGGCCCGGGTCAAGGAGAGCCGCTGA
- a CDS encoding KH domain-containing protein: protein MAQPGVRDLVEFIVRALVDHPEAVQVRQLEGERTIILELRVAPEDVGKVIGRQGRIVNALRTVARAAAIRSGKRVTLEVLQ from the coding sequence GTGGCCCAGCCCGGCGTCCGCGATCTGGTGGAGTTCATCGTCCGGGCGCTGGTGGACCATCCGGAGGCGGTCCAGGTCCGGCAGCTGGAGGGCGAGCGGACCATCATCCTCGAGCTGCGGGTGGCGCCCGAGGATGTGGGCAAGGTGATCGGCCGGCAGGGACGGATCGTCAACGCCCTGCGGACGGTGGCCCGGGCCGCCGCGATCCGCAGCGGCAAGCGGGTGACGCTGGAAGTACTACAGTGA
- the trmD gene encoding tRNA (guanosine(37)-N1)-methyltransferase TrmD produces MRVDIVTIFPEAFAPLSLSILGRARERGLLEVVVWDLRQFATGRHRQVDDAPYGGGAGMVMKPEPFFAAVDAIRQAVPETTPHIILTSPQGRLLTHAVAQELARKEHLIILCGHYEGVDERVREGLGADEISIGDYVLTGGELPAMVIVDAVARLIPGVVGDAASVATDSFADGLLDYPQYTRPAEFRGLRVPEILLSGDHEAIRRWRRAQRLARTLRRRPDLLKAEALSEEDRRLLEEFDIEIDGPDVL; encoded by the coding sequence ATGCGCGTCGACATCGTGACGATCTTTCCCGAGGCGTTTGCGCCCCTGAGCCTGAGCATCCTGGGGCGGGCCCGCGAGCGCGGGCTGCTGGAGGTGGTGGTGTGGGACCTCCGCCAGTTCGCCACCGGCCGGCACCGGCAGGTGGACGATGCGCCCTACGGAGGCGGCGCGGGGATGGTGATGAAGCCCGAGCCGTTCTTCGCGGCGGTGGACGCCATTCGCCAGGCCGTCCCCGAGACCACGCCCCACATCATCCTCACCTCGCCCCAGGGCCGCCTGCTCACCCACGCCGTCGCCCAGGAGCTGGCGCGCAAGGAGCACCTGATCATCCTCTGCGGCCACTACGAGGGCGTGGACGAGCGGGTCCGGGAGGGGCTGGGCGCCGACGAGATCAGCATCGGCGACTACGTGCTCACCGGCGGCGAGTTGCCGGCCATGGTGATCGTGGACGCGGTGGCGCGCCTGATTCCGGGCGTGGTCGGGGACGCGGCGTCGGTGGCCACCGACTCGTTTGCCGACGGCCTGCTGGACTACCCCCAGTACACCCGGCCCGCCGAGTTCCGGGGCCTGCGGGTGCCCGAGATCCTCCTGTCGGGCGACCACGAGGCGATCCGCCGGTGGCGCCGCGCCCAGCGGCTGGCGCGCACCCTGCGCCGGCGGCCCGACCTGCTGAAGGCGGAGGCCCTCAGCGAGGAAGACCGGCGGCTGCTGGAAGAGTTCGACATCGAAATCGACGGGCCCGATGTGTTATAA
- a CDS encoding YlqD family protein, whose amino-acid sequence MGITISRPVVIKAIVTEGFKRTYIQDLEEAIRRVEALEQQLDSQIRRAELERTITPQVRALRQQLELERARQEAARAELQMRLREAQQLELNTEFAQGTVESLVEVNVGDNLFTKLGRAEIVVKDGIVVEIRDG is encoded by the coding sequence ATGGGCATCACCATCAGCCGGCCGGTGGTCATCAAGGCCATCGTCACCGAAGGATTCAAACGCACCTACATCCAGGACCTGGAGGAGGCCATCCGGCGGGTGGAGGCCCTCGAGCAGCAGCTGGACAGCCAGATCCGCCGCGCGGAGCTGGAGCGCACCATCACCCCCCAGGTGCGCGCCCTGCGCCAGCAGCTGGAGCTGGAGCGGGCCCGCCAGGAGGCGGCGCGGGCGGAGCTGCAGATGCGGCTGCGGGAGGCCCAGCAGCTGGAGCTCAACACCGAGTTCGCCCAGGGGACGGTGGAGAGCCTGGTCGAGGTGAACGTGGGCGACAACCTGTTCACCAAGCTGGGGAGGGCGGAGATCGTCGTCAAGGACGGCATCGTGGTGGAGATCCGGGACGGATAG